From the genome of Psychrilyobacter atlanticus DSM 19335, one region includes:
- a CDS encoding lactoylglutathione lyase family protein gives MRYPRAFSHIGITVSDLDKAVKFYEEVMGWYIIMKPSEVVEEKETAIGQMCIDVFGEGWGTFRIAHLSTADGIGIELFEFPNNTKPQAEFKPFQTGVFHFSVKDPDVEGLAAKIVEGGGKQRMPIREYYPEDKPYRMVYMEDPFGNIIEIYSHSYELHYGAGAYQHELNK, from the coding sequence ATGAGATATCCAAGAGCGTTTTCACATATTGGAATTACAGTGTCAGATTTAGATAAAGCGGTTAAGTTTTATGAAGAGGTTATGGGTTGGTATATTATTATGAAACCCAGTGAAGTAGTAGAAGAAAAAGAAACGGCAATAGGTCAGATGTGTATAGATGTCTTTGGTGAAGGATGGGGTACATTTAGAATAGCTCACCTTTCTACTGCAGATGGTATAGGAATTGAGCTGTTCGAATTTCCTAATAACACTAAACCACAGGCTGAGTTTAAACCTTTCCAAACTGGTGTATTTCACTTTTCGGTAAAAGATCCAGATGTAGAAGGTTTGGCAGCTAAAATAGTAGAAGGTGGGGGAAAACAAAGAATGCCAATAAGAGAATACTATCCAGAAGATAAGCCATACAGAATGGTCTATATGGAAGATCCTTTTGGAAATATTATAGAAATTTACTCTCATTCATATGAACTTCACTATGGTGCAGGTGCATATCAACACGAATTAAATAAGTAA
- a CDS encoding EAL domain-containing protein: MRSNTNKSYIPSYSIFFVGFLLSYLIFYEIRTIENKFIQHKFRVERENYLRTFNSELTKNVDTLNTVKQLFITSKNVDREQFKKFTNYFLEENRRIQAFLWVPLVSDDERNRYERLAQKQGYKNFKFTEIGNSGEIKKRERSMQYYPIYYIEPFRGYEGILGLDLFANKNRSEAILNSSKIGKVVGTSKIRLIQRKREKDIFLLLNPVYKNGFNSKGEVLGFISGVFKIDDFIDSSLDLLKINNLEFQIYDATENKNIEIYTTENYFKRLELYQYSDLYFENFVDFPNRNWKIRFIPGKSFFVNKFIKWDWIIFIFFNTIALMWSIYVYKKIKYTNKIGNLANKSEESQKKLNLFTEILENTPEGVIVTDRYNKIVSVNKSFLKNSGYLKRDLIGYDPKILRSNHHKPYFYKEMWKSIKYNGNWQGEIWDKKKNGKISPEWLNIITIRNNKNKIDYHIAMFSDLANQEHIKKQIQHLAYYDSLTDLPNREFFNSKAESLIINADPDQTRIAFMFLDLDRFKNINDTLGHSSGDELLKKVSKSLKEIKLEDEIIARFGGDEFVVLIPSFDSIDNLKKLVMSILNVFKFPFNIGGKDLFITTSIGVSLYPLDGNSLNELIKNADTAMYHAKESGRNNYKFYTENMNSKFMKNLDLENRMRKSLKEDEFYLEYQPQINAVTKKIISCEALIRWKNPEFGVVSPNEFISIAEDSGLIVPMTRWVLEKVFSQVKKVVEIDPDIYISINISGYQIKHSDLPKMIEDVLDKEKIDLKHIELELTESILMDDISKSMDTMLKLKDLEIKLAIDDFGIGYSSLSYLKKFPIDRLKIDKNFIDGIATNEEDKVMVKTIILMAHNLGFKVVAEGVETKEQFDFLKTYKCDEIQGYYFSEPVPIEKIKEYLEKNTFNL; this comes from the coding sequence ATGAGATCAAATACTAATAAAAGTTATATACCATCTTACTCTATTTTTTTTGTTGGATTTTTATTATCCTATTTAATATTTTATGAAATTAGAACTATAGAAAATAAATTTATTCAGCATAAATTTAGAGTAGAAAGAGAAAATTATTTGAGGACTTTTAATTCAGAATTGACTAAAAATGTAGATACTTTAAATACTGTAAAACAATTATTTATAACTTCTAAAAATGTAGATAGAGAACAATTTAAAAAATTTACAAACTATTTTTTAGAGGAAAATAGAAGAATTCAGGCTTTTTTATGGGTACCTCTAGTCAGCGATGACGAAAGAAACAGATATGAGAGGTTAGCTCAAAAACAGGGATATAAGAACTTTAAATTTACTGAAATAGGGAATTCCGGTGAGATCAAAAAAAGAGAAAGATCAATGCAATATTATCCTATATATTACATTGAACCGTTTAGGGGATATGAGGGTATTTTAGGATTGGATTTGTTTGCTAATAAAAATAGATCAGAAGCAATTTTGAACTCCTCAAAAATCGGAAAAGTAGTAGGGACATCAAAGATTAGGTTAATTCAAAGAAAAAGAGAGAAAGATATATTTCTTCTTTTAAACCCTGTATATAAAAATGGATTTAATTCTAAAGGAGAAGTATTGGGTTTTATCTCAGGAGTTTTTAAAATAGATGATTTTATAGATTCTTCTTTAGATCTATTAAAAATAAATAATTTAGAGTTTCAGATCTATGATGCCACAGAAAATAAAAATATTGAAATTTATACAACTGAGAATTATTTTAAAAGGTTAGAACTGTATCAATATTCAGATCTCTATTTTGAAAATTTTGTAGATTTTCCAAATCGAAATTGGAAAATTAGATTTATCCCAGGAAAATCATTTTTTGTAAATAAATTTATAAAATGGGATTGGATAATTTTTATTTTTTTTAATACTATAGCTTTAATGTGGAGTATATATGTCTATAAAAAAATTAAATATACCAATAAAATTGGAAATTTAGCAAATAAATCTGAAGAATCTCAAAAAAAATTAAATTTATTTACTGAAATCTTAGAAAATACACCTGAAGGTGTGATAGTTACAGATAGATACAATAAAATTGTTTCTGTCAATAAATCATTTTTAAAAAATAGCGGATATTTGAAAAGAGATTTAATTGGGTATGATCCTAAAATTTTAAGATCCAATCATCATAAACCATATTTTTACAAGGAAATGTGGAAGTCGATTAAATATAATGGGAACTGGCAGGGTGAAATTTGGGATAAGAAAAAAAATGGCAAAATTTCTCCTGAATGGTTAAATATAATAACAATACGAAATAATAAAAATAAGATAGATTATCACATTGCTATGTTTTCAGATCTTGCAAATCAAGAACATATAAAAAAGCAGATTCAACATCTGGCATATTATGATTCATTAACAGATCTGCCCAACAGAGAATTTTTTAATAGTAAGGCAGAAAGTTTAATTATAAATGCTGACCCAGATCAAACAAGGATAGCTTTTATGTTTTTAGATTTAGACAGGTTTAAAAATATAAATGATACATTGGGACACTCTTCTGGGGATGAACTTTTAAAAAAAGTATCAAAGTCTTTAAAAGAAATAAAATTAGAAGATGAAATCATCGCAAGGTTTGGTGGAGATGAATTTGTGGTTTTAATACCATCTTTTGATTCTATCGATAATTTAAAAAAACTAGTAATGAGCATATTAAATGTTTTTAAATTTCCATTTAATATTGGAGGAAAAGATCTTTTTATAACTACCAGCATAGGTGTAAGTCTCTATCCTTTAGATGGTAACTCTTTAAATGAACTCATAAAAAATGCAGATACAGCTATGTATCATGCTAAAGAATCTGGAAGAAATAACTATAAGTTCTATACAGAAAATATGAATTCTAAATTTATGAAAAATCTTGATCTTGAAAATAGAATGAGGAAATCGTTAAAAGAAGATGAATTTTATCTTGAGTATCAGCCGCAAATAAATGCAGTAACAAAAAAAATTATTTCCTGTGAAGCACTTATTCGTTGGAAAAATCCTGAATTTGGAGTTGTTTCACCGAATGAATTTATAAGTATAGCAGAAGACAGTGGACTTATAGTTCCTATGACAAGGTGGGTCTTAGAAAAAGTTTTCTCTCAAGTAAAAAAAGTTGTTGAGATAGATCCTGATATATATATATCTATTAATATCTCTGGGTATCAGATAAAACACAGTGATCTACCTAAAATGATTGAAGATGTTTTAGATAAAGAAAAGATAGATTTGAAACACATAGAACTAGAATTAACAGAATCTATACTGATGGATGATATATCTAAGAGTATGGATACTATGTTAAAGTTAAAGGATTTAGAAATAAAATTGGCTATAGATGATTTTGGGATCGGTTATTCATCTCTAAGCTATCTTAAAAAATTTCCTATAGATAGGTTAAAAATAGATAAAAATTTTATAGATGGAATTGCAACTAATGAAGAAGATAAAGTAATGGTAAAAACTATAATTTTAATGGCTCATAATTTAGGTTTTAAAGTTGTAGCAGAAGGAGTAGAAACAAAAGAACAGTTTGATTTTTTAAAAACTTATAAATGTGATGAAATACAGGGATATTACTTTAGCGAACCTGTACCAATAGAAAAAATAAAAGAATATTTAGAAAAAAATACATTTAATTTATAA
- a CDS encoding AarF/UbiB family protein: MNIFGFGRLIFSFYRKKPPNLYKIQKQGLLAVKIAQHYALRVDFLGEEMCTHLSQLYTHSFPAEERTLSELLEGDDILLKNLASWDEKPFSSASVGQVHRAILKSGEEVAIKIIRSDFKESFFRDISKVERFVTLIGMVWPKFNKIFDPKGILENIRYYTGRELNLINEYTDMEKLKEIRDLSLKNFDLKTLNFPWVYKELSSQRILVSEYIEGNTLDHLLTEECLTYENLLELFRIHSFYIFNEGIFHGDIHPGNIILGSDKKLYFLDCAGLSTISPRLRKGLFWFFYYLSRYDYSKAAENLNMMSEIIIEPDKYSIFLKKFMELYSDFTHATVSEVSLTRRMMETIKLGINSGMDFGSGMFPVIKSLMYLDGMVMRCNPQAVLMEDVKGFTDILLEKLNF, encoded by the coding sequence ATGAATATCTTTGGATTTGGAAGACTTATTTTTTCCTTCTATAGAAAAAAACCACCCAATCTCTATAAAATTCAAAAACAGGGCCTTTTAGCCGTAAAAATAGCTCAGCACTACGCTCTTAGGGTTGATTTTTTAGGAGAAGAGATGTGTACCCATCTTTCACAGCTCTACACTCATAGTTTTCCGGCAGAAGAAAGGACTTTATCAGAACTATTAGAGGGAGATGATATTTTGCTAAAAAATCTAGCTTCTTGGGATGAAAAGCCTTTTTCCTCGGCTTCTGTGGGACAGGTTCACAGAGCTATTTTAAAAAGCGGAGAAGAAGTAGCTATAAAAATTATAAGAAGCGACTTCAAAGAATCTTTTTTTAGAGATATTTCAAAGGTAGAGAGGTTTGTGACCCTCATAGGTATGGTATGGCCAAAGTTTAATAAGATCTTTGATCCCAAAGGGATTCTTGAAAACATTAGGTATTATACCGGTAGGGAGTTAAATCTTATAAATGAATATACAGATATGGAAAAATTGAAAGAAATAAGGGATTTAAGTTTGAAAAACTTTGATTTGAAAACTCTAAATTTTCCCTGGGTATACAAGGAGCTATCATCTCAAAGGATTCTTGTATCTGAATATATCGAGGGGAATACATTGGATCACCTTTTAACAGAGGAATGTCTTACGTATGAAAATCTTTTGGAGCTTTTTAGAATTCATAGTTTCTATATATTTAATGAAGGGATATTTCATGGTGATATTCATCCTGGAAACATTATTTTAGGTAGTGACAAAAAGCTTTATTTTCTTGATTGTGCAGGATTATCAACTATCTCTCCAAGGCTCAGAAAAGGTCTGTTTTGGTTCTTTTATTATCTTAGCCGATACGATTATTCAAAAGCGGCTGAAAATTTAAATATGATGTCTGAAATAATCATTGAACCTGATAAGTATAGTATTTTCTTGAAAAAATTTATGGAGCTTTACAGTGATTTTACCCATGCTACAGTTTCAGAGGTTAGTCTCACTAGAAGAATGATGGAAACTATAAAACTTGGAATAAATTCAGGAATGGATTTTGGAAGCGGAATGTTTCCAGTCATAAAAAGCCTTATGTATTTAGATGGAATGGTCATGAGGTGCAATCCTCAGGCTGTTTTGATGGAGGATGTGAAGGGGTTTACAGATATACTTTTGGAGAAGTTAAACTTC
- a CDS encoding NAD-dependent epimerase/dehydratase family protein has translation MKKVLILGGNQFLGRHICEKLIAEKFQVYAFNRGTRSNPTGAIHIKGDRNKKKELYNILDLHNLLDLHCLLDSHKFEAIIDVSAYEPEQIKMSLEVLKGKYKKYILISSASVYQDIKKAPAKEEDEIGGNFRWGNYALNKFLCEETLKEFSMRNASNFIVFRPFYIFGAGNNLDRETYFFNRILDGKTIFVPSKDTIIQFGYVKDLANNIFKAVRDHNFNNNIFNISGNEYMNFKQMINVMEEVIGKKAIIKEVDDSNIKVREWFPFRTENLYGDISKLDEKGGSIDYSFKEGVEETFKYCLENNLLGKYKVYPLEKKFSEMLKSKI, from the coding sequence ATGAAAAAAGTTTTAATTTTAGGAGGGAATCAATTTCTAGGAAGACATATATGTGAAAAGTTAATAGCTGAAAAATTTCAGGTATATGCTTTTAATAGAGGTACAAGAAGTAATCCTACAGGAGCAATTCATATAAAGGGAGATAGAAATAAAAAAAAGGAGTTGTATAATATCTTAGATTTACATAACCTTCTGGATTTACATTGTCTTTTAGATTCACATAAGTTTGAAGCTATTATTGATGTATCTGCTTATGAGCCAGAGCAAATAAAAATGTCTTTAGAGGTTCTTAAGGGAAAGTATAAAAAATATATACTTATAAGCAGTGCTTCTGTTTATCAAGATATAAAAAAAGCACCGGCAAAAGAAGAGGATGAAATAGGTGGGAATTTCAGATGGGGAAATTACGCTTTAAATAAGTTTTTATGTGAAGAGACGCTTAAAGAATTTTCTATGAGGAATGCTTCTAATTTTATTGTCTTTAGGCCTTTTTATATTTTTGGTGCTGGAAATAACTTGGATAGAGAAACTTATTTTTTTAATCGAATTTTAGATGGAAAAACAATTTTTGTACCTTCAAAGGATACAATTATTCAATTTGGATATGTTAAAGATCTAGCGAATAATATTTTTAAAGCTGTTAGAGATCATAATTTCAATAACAACATTTTCAATATATCAGGAAATGAATATATGAATTTTAAACAAATGATAAATGTTATGGAAGAAGTAATAGGGAAAAAAGCTATAATTAAAGAGGTAGATGATAGTAATATTAAAGTAAGAGAATGGTTTCCTTTTAGGACCGAAAATTTATATGGGGATATTTCCAAACTCGATGAAAAAGGCGGATCAATAGACTACAGTTTTAAAGAAGGGGTGGAAGAAACTTTTAAATATTGTTTAGAGAATAATTTGTTGGGGAAATATAAAGTTTATCCTTTAGAGAAAAAGTTTAGTGAGATGTTAAAAAGTAAAATTTAA
- a CDS encoding HD domain-containing phosphohydrolase, with amino-acid sequence MIRQWNKSFIKLYFKIAAGIIVAVTVNIIFTFSLTDNLFRNYFEKQVKDQISSTLFSSDFGISILLDKGDLKSVQRMVEKIGAYSFIKIIRVYDLHDTILSSNNKAEIGKILKNEHVKKVIKENRLQYFHSDFKKKKFEAAAPIKGIAYSQINKNDIIGVVFVEANTSSFEGVLLKNHDLFLKKYIISGTLLLLGILILLVYIIFLPITKLSNAVNEVSNGDYKHEIIHNLNEEFGYLIQNFNSMIKKINIRDMELKEVKYKLEEQNEILEQKVDERTKEVKLTQEVTIKSLAVLAETRDNETGMHIYRTKSYVRVLAEHLKDHPKFSNHLNKATIELIVDSAQLHDIGKVGIPDNILMKPGKLTKEEFEEMKKHTTYGRDAILKAEKIMGTNSFLRFAKEIAYSHHEKWDGLGYPRGLVGEEIPISARLMAMADVYDALMSKRHYKEAFTHEKTMKIILEGNGRTMPEHFDPHVLEAFKKLNHKFQEIHLEFPDSNE; translated from the coding sequence ATGATTAGGCAATGGAATAAATCCTTTATAAAATTATATTTTAAAATTGCTGCTGGAATAATAGTAGCAGTAACAGTAAATATTATTTTTACTTTTTCTTTGACCGATAACCTTTTTCGTAATTATTTTGAGAAACAAGTTAAAGATCAGATTTCCTCTACATTATTTAGTTCAGATTTTGGGATTTCAATCCTTTTAGATAAAGGGGACCTCAAGTCAGTACAGAGAATGGTTGAAAAAATTGGAGCATATTCCTTTATAAAAATAATACGTGTTTATGACCTGCATGATACGATTCTTTCTTCCAACAACAAAGCTGAAATCGGTAAAATACTCAAAAATGAACATGTAAAAAAGGTTATTAAAGAAAATAGATTACAATATTTTCATTCAGATTTTAAAAAAAAGAAATTTGAAGCTGCAGCTCCCATTAAAGGAATCGCCTACAGCCAAATAAATAAAAATGATATAATAGGTGTTGTTTTTGTAGAAGCAAATACTAGTTCTTTTGAGGGAGTCCTTTTGAAAAATCATGATTTATTCCTTAAAAAATATATTATAAGCGGAACTTTGTTACTTCTAGGGATATTAATTTTATTGGTATATATAATATTTTTACCGATAACTAAATTATCTAATGCAGTAAATGAAGTCTCTAATGGTGATTATAAACATGAAATTATTCATAACCTCAATGAAGAATTTGGTTACTTAATTCAAAATTTTAACTCTATGATTAAAAAAATTAATATAAGAGATATGGAGCTAAAAGAGGTTAAATATAAATTAGAAGAACAAAATGAAATTTTAGAACAAAAAGTTGATGAACGTACAAAAGAAGTAAAATTAACTCAAGAAGTTACCATCAAAAGTCTCGCTGTTTTAGCTGAGACCAGAGACAATGAGACTGGTATGCATATTTATCGTACAAAAAGCTATGTAAGAGTTTTGGCAGAGCATCTTAAAGATCATCCCAAGTTTTCAAATCATCTAAATAAAGCAACAATCGAATTAATTGTCGATTCAGCCCAGCTACATGACATTGGTAAGGTTGGAATCCCAGACAACATCTTAATGAAACCAGGAAAATTAACAAAAGAAGAATTTGAAGAGATGAAAAAACATACAACTTATGGAAGAGATGCTATATTAAAAGCAGAAAAAATTATGGGAACTAACTCTTTTTTACGCTTTGCGAAAGAAATAGCTTATTCTCACCATGAAAAATGGGATGGATTAGGATATCCTAGAGGTTTAGTCGGAGAGGAAATTCCAATTTCTGCAAGATTAATGGCAATGGCAGATGTATATGATGCTTTGATGAGTAAAAGGCATTACAAAGAAGCATTTACTCATGAGAAGACTATGAAAATTATTTTAGAGGGAAATGGTAGAACTATGCCAGAACATTTTGACCCTCATGTATTAGAAGCTTTTAAAAAGTTAAATCATAAATTCCAAGAAATTCATTTAGAATTCCCTGATTCAAACGAGTAA
- a CDS encoding phytoene desaturase family protein yields the protein MKDILIIGAGPGGLSAGMLLASMGYKVSIFEKQAYIGGRNSSINLGDYTFDMGPTFFIMKSILEEIFEKTGRKLEGYVKLTEINPMYRLTFGDGKSFNPWSSNRKEKMIEEIEKKFPGESSGYLSYLKREKIKCKKLIPCLQVPYSSWKDFLKLRFLKALPYLDAHMSLYSALERYFKDDMLKLAFTFQAKYIGMSPWEAPGTFSIISYLEHSDGIYHVEGGLNKLSQAMAEVIKEQGGDIKLSSPVEEIIFEGKRAVGIKLDDGKIVKGDHIIMNADFAKGMSKLFPKNLRKKYSDSNLYKKKYSCSTFMLYLGVDKIYNHIPHHNIVFAEDYKSNIDDITKNKVLSDDFSLYVQNASVSDSTLAPEEKSTLYILVPVPNNKSEIDWEKEKKIFRDKVIKALETKGGFKDLSRHIEAEKIITPKDWEEEKDVFLGATFNLGHQVSQMLIFRPHNKLEGYKNLYLVGGGTHPGSGLPTIYESGKITADLINQEE from the coding sequence ATGAAAGATATATTGATAATTGGTGCTGGCCCTGGTGGCCTTTCAGCTGGGATGCTGCTGGCATCTATGGGATATAAAGTAAGTATATTTGAAAAACAAGCCTACATAGGAGGAAGAAATTCATCGATAAATTTAGGTGATTATACTTTTGATATGGGCCCTACATTTTTTATTATGAAAAGTATATTGGAGGAAATATTTGAAAAAACAGGTCGAAAATTAGAAGGTTATGTAAAACTCACAGAAATAAACCCTATGTATAGATTAACATTTGGAGACGGGAAATCATTTAATCCATGGTCCTCTAACCGCAAAGAAAAAATGATTGAAGAGATTGAAAAAAAATTCCCGGGAGAATCTTCAGGCTACCTATCATATCTTAAAAGGGAGAAAATTAAGTGTAAAAAACTAATACCCTGTCTTCAAGTACCTTATAGTTCTTGGAAAGATTTTCTTAAACTTAGATTCTTAAAAGCTCTCCCATATTTAGATGCTCACATGTCTTTATATAGTGCTCTAGAAAGATATTTTAAAGATGACATGCTTAAACTAGCTTTTACTTTTCAAGCTAAATATATAGGAATGTCACCTTGGGAAGCTCCTGGGACATTTAGTATAATATCATATTTAGAACATAGTGATGGTATTTATCATGTAGAGGGAGGGTTAAATAAACTTTCTCAGGCAATGGCAGAAGTTATAAAAGAACAAGGAGGAGATATAAAGCTTTCTTCTCCAGTAGAGGAGATAATTTTTGAAGGTAAAAGGGCTGTTGGAATAAAACTAGACGACGGTAAGATTGTCAAAGGGGATCATATAATAATGAATGCTGATTTTGCTAAAGGAATGTCTAAACTTTTTCCTAAAAATCTAAGGAAGAAATATTCTGATTCCAATCTATATAAAAAGAAATATTCATGTTCTACATTTATGCTATACCTGGGAGTAGATAAGATATACAATCATATACCTCACCATAATATTGTGTTTGCTGAAGATTATAAGTCAAATATAGATGATATAACCAAAAATAAGGTTCTCTCAGATGATTTTTCACTCTATGTCCAAAATGCCTCTGTGTCAGATTCTACTTTGGCACCAGAAGAAAAATCAACTCTCTATATTCTTGTTCCAGTACCTAATAATAAATCTGAGATAGATTGGGAAAAAGAAAAAAAAATCTTCAGAGATAAAGTTATTAAAGCCTTGGAAACAAAGGGCGGATTTAAGGATCTTTCTCGTCATATTGAAGCAGAAAAAATAATCACTCCAAAAGACTGGGAGGAGGAAAAAGATGTGTTTTTAGGAGCTACATTTAATCTAGGACATCAAGTATCACAGATGCTCATATTCAGACCTCACAATAAGCTTGAAGGTTATAAGAATCTCTATTTAGTAGGAGGAGGCACTCATCCTGGAAGCGGGCTGCCTACTATCTATGAATCAGGAAAGATAACAGCTGATTTAATAAATCAGGAGGAATGA
- a CDS encoding VOC family protein, whose amino-acid sequence MEITLNHTIVPSKNNVESAKFYEKIFGFKFIKELGHFAVVEVNSTLTLDFDTRDHFSKNHYAFKVNDQQFDKIFKHLKTDNIAFGSGPYSDKDGKINNRHGGRGVYFRDLDGHLLEILTADNED is encoded by the coding sequence ATGGAAATTACATTGAATCATACAATTGTACCTTCAAAGAATAATGTTGAGTCTGCGAAGTTCTATGAAAAAATATTTGGATTTAAATTTATTAAAGAGTTGGGTCACTTCGCAGTAGTAGAGGTTAATTCAACATTAACTTTAGATTTTGATACACGAGATCATTTTTCTAAAAACCATTATGCTTTTAAAGTTAATGATCAGCAATTTGATAAAATATTTAAACATCTAAAAACTGATAATATTGCTTTTGGTAGCGGACCGTATTCAGATAAAGATGGTAAGATCAACAATCGCCATGGTGGCCGTGGAGTTTATTTTAGAGATCTAGATGGTCATTTGTTGGAAATATTAACAGCAGACAATGAAGATTGA
- a CDS encoding DVU_2496 family lipoprotein: MKNNVFVILVIMILAFYSLALGEEQNSRCSGVYTIADINYDKSLENGKPVIKLGVILADQVPPTFPKSFLEADGSYGDGVVYCSVEEAIQGLNNLLEKKILPKEMEWHIYELGATWETDVYQLKTNDFRLKTPSKVKKRVD, from the coding sequence TTGAAAAATAATGTATTTGTAATTTTAGTTATTATGATTTTAGCTTTTTATAGCTTGGCTTTAGGTGAAGAACAAAACAGTAGATGTTCAGGCGTTTACACAATTGCAGATATTAATTATGATAAATCACTTGAAAATGGGAAGCCTGTTATAAAATTAGGAGTTATTCTGGCTGATCAAGTGCCTCCAACTTTCCCTAAGTCCTTTTTAGAGGCAGATGGAAGCTATGGTGATGGTGTGGTTTATTGCAGTGTTGAAGAAGCAATTCAAGGTTTAAATAATCTTCTCGAAAAAAAAATTCTCCCCAAGGAAATGGAATGGCATATCTATGAATTGGGAGCAACCTGGGAAACAGATGTTTATCAGTTAAAAACAAATGATTTCCGTTTGAAAACCCCATCTAAGGTAAAAAAACGGGTAGACTAA
- a CDS encoding OmpA family protein, which produces MKKLSIMLAAIAISGITYGAQLELKGGFEPWREGNNSYSSFDNGGSLGAELLFNAENMPFDYGIGMEWKSEFSGGDGNNVLAETKANAFPIYLTGKYGIGEDLFYLVGRAGWSIYDNSSAKDGFYGAVGIGKELGNFTLEALYETMDLSGSSNMYSGDRANLASIKFGYKFGENKRDVISREKEAAAKAEYEKQQAEIKKLEEENRLAQERQVEEQNRLAQEKALRETMLDKYSSLVVTENYETNKLESDSNNESFFKNIDNDLTAESGTLKVTSYTDNRGSEEYNQSISQQRADKVADKIKSNLTNENIEVISEGLGETNFLNDNATFEQRKANRRTEINFIAK; this is translated from the coding sequence ATGAAAAAACTATCGATTATGCTTGCAGCTATAGCAATCAGCGGAATAACTTATGGAGCTCAATTAGAACTTAAAGGCGGCTTTGAACCTTGGAGAGAAGGTAACAATTCGTACTCAAGCTTTGATAACGGAGGAAGTTTAGGAGCTGAGCTTTTATTTAATGCTGAAAATATGCCTTTTGATTACGGTATTGGTATGGAATGGAAATCTGAATTCTCTGGTGGAGATGGAAATAATGTATTAGCAGAAACAAAAGCAAATGCTTTCCCTATATATTTGACAGGTAAATATGGAATCGGAGAAGATTTGTTTTATTTAGTCGGTAGAGCTGGATGGTCAATCTATGACAATTCTAGTGCTAAAGATGGATTTTATGGTGCTGTTGGTATAGGAAAAGAACTTGGAAACTTCACTCTAGAAGCTCTCTATGAAACTATGGATCTAAGTGGTTCTTCTAACATGTATTCAGGTGATAGAGCTAACTTAGCTTCTATCAAGTTTGGTTATAAATTTGGTGAAAACAAGAGAGATGTAATCTCAAGAGAAAAAGAAGCCGCTGCTAAAGCTGAATATGAAAAACAGCAGGCAGAAATAAAAAAATTAGAAGAAGAGAATAGATTAGCCCAGGAAAGGCAGGTAGAGGAGCAAAATAGATTAGCTCAAGAAAAAGCTCTCAGAGAAACCATGCTTGATAAATACAGCTCTTTAGTAGTTACAGAAAATTATGAAACTAATAAATTAGAGTCTGATAGTAATAATGAATCATTCTTCAAAAACATCGATAATGATTTAACTGCAGAATCAGGAACACTTAAAGTGACTAGTTATACTGATAACAGAGGTTCTGAAGAATATAATCAATCTATTTCCCAACAAAGAGCCGATAAGGTAGCTGACAAAATCAAATCAAACCTTACTAATGAAAATATTGAAGTTATATCAGAAGGATTAGGAGAAACTAATTTCTTAAATGATAACGCTACTTTTGAACAAAGAAAAGCTAATAGAAGAACAGAAATTAATTTTATAGCTAAATAA
- a CDS encoding winged helix-turn-helix transcriptional regulator: MYRWNNKEYKCPIETTIDVLGGKWRSLIVWHLNKEILRFSEIQKIVPGISKKVLSEHLKELEKNGFIERTVYPEVPPRVEYKITSKGKGLGEILDLMEKWGRNILETEGEKID, encoded by the coding sequence ATGTATAGGTGGAACAATAAGGAGTATAAATGTCCTATAGAAACTACAATAGATGTATTAGGCGGTAAGTGGAGGTCGCTTATTGTATGGCACCTTAATAAAGAAATTTTAAGATTTAGTGAAATACAAAAAATAGTTCCTGGCATAAGTAAAAAAGTATTATCCGAACATCTAAAAGAATTAGAAAAAAATGGGTTTATAGAAAGGACTGTTTACCCGGAAGTTCCTCCTAGAGTAGAATATAAAATAACTTCTAAAGGAAAAGGACTAGGAGAGATATTAGACCTTATGGAAAAATGGGGAAGAAATATTCTTGAAACAGAAGGAGAAAAAATAGATTAG